One region of Pagrus major chromosome 7, Pma_NU_1.0 genomic DNA includes:
- the tti1 gene encoding TELO2-interacting protein 1 homolog isoform X1 → MQLVLYCIFLTPAVMPPIMAQISDPKIAFAYLRPACVLLTREPTVTNVETLSTQLKEVNDATLQQLQEYVLFPLRFVLKVPGPKKEKLVQAVAEAMSHVLENTCVQSWETLQGLLSELCLCLCCPTDPGKPADTSEELKLTVLRCLDALLHAAYGDIVFKLFEPIMLPGMGAAISLLLALGEKEKSRDIQAAALKCLQALTLQCDCTQEHIVPSSEERRTLGGTMASFLPGITTAVARIITGDLRKGHAVTVRAIKVWSRTVGLVLEDAQLQSGESCKAPSLELGRIGQLMVPRTQDWVKSTVEKLSSLLKKIISCTSAHQHWRVRLEMVELDDHLLARCSQSLGECVGLLLESLVGAVSDEEPRVRQRCEVALREVSHRNQTCSSSDVTGKSSSSAPTFTDVLSENLHSLATSLPRLMRTSDDQKKLFVLNVFLGYLKVLGPLVSVVLNSAAHLERISKALMQVLELDVMDVRIVEERSYAATIETNSGSKDSHNAHTQRKHFLYFTDEKIFSVLMEICRTLGYYGNIYLLSDHFLDLYQESSAYRKQAAMVLNEIVRGAAGIAVATQGQNLEGQVLGHSATKEDLKVAVVSVMEEYISLKNWHLITVSEETDRDRQDQQLLSPSRLLSISNSNVSNIETNSLQMIPSSRGSQSPSSSTSTIHQLNSNIWQLCIQLEGIACFAQALGHDFRPLLMTSLYPVLEKAGEETLLVSQAALGSMWDISKACGYPSLKELINENSDYLLNDISLNLQRLSQHPQAPRVLTVMLTHSDCSLLPLVGDIVQDVLMALDLSYDHTAALFCSVLHALMKALARWFPSSCERTGESGRSKQTTQKEVFNIRQFLLDQRKQKELAEGIGIEEDDTDDLEVPPPVECEDVEDLASPDVKAELPSHLSITKDVMERCIHLLSDPNLRVRLKILDVLEICVCVLSEKENELLPMAHRCWPALVQRLTADDPLAVLRAFRVLCTLGETCGDFLRRRVSKEILPKLSSSLARQAPISAKAGPVYTHTLAYKLQLAVMQGLGSLCQRLDLGEADLDAVCEASLPYLSCRQPIRLQEASLSVFRHLIQVDPDAFWFTLNELHCPSSYTPPHPDLQPVQLNGMGRPRDEFSDNVLKLLREEFDSVAETADQPVG, encoded by the exons ATGCAATTAGTCCTTTACTGTATCTTTT TGACCCCTGCTGTCATGCCTCCAATCATGGCTCAGATCAGTGATCCAAAGATCGCTTTTGCCTACCTGCGCCCAGCCTGTGTCCTGCTCACCCGAGAGCCCACTGTGACTAACGTGGAGACGCTGAGCACCCAGTTGAAAGAAGTAAACGATGCCACGTTGCAGCAGCTTCAAGAGTACGTCCTCTTCCCTCTCCGCTTTGTTCTTAAAGTCCCCGGGCCCAAGAAGGAAAAACTTGTGCAGGCTGTGGCTGAGGCCATGAGCCACGTCCTGGAGAACACTTGTGTCCAAAGCTGGGAGACCCTCCAAGGCCTCCTCTCAGAGCTTTGCCTCTGCCTGTGCTGTCCAACAGATCCTGGGAAACCTGCAGATACATCAGAGGAGCTGAAATTGACTGTGTTGAGGTGCCTGGACGCACTGCTTCATGCTGCTTATGGGGATATAGTCTTCAAACTCTTTGAACCCATCATGCTGCCTGGAATGGGAGCTGCCATATCACTGCTGCTGGCTTtaggagagaaggagaagtcTCGAGATATACAGGCAGCAGCATTGAAGTGCCTTCAGGCTTTGACTCTGCAGTGTGACTGCACTCAGGAGCACATAGTCCCATCCTCAGAGGAGAGACGCACTTTAGGCGGCACCATGGCTTCATTCTTACCTGGGATCACTACGGCAGTAGCCAGGATCATTACAGGAGATCTAAGAAAAGGCCATGCAGTCACAGTCAGGGCCATCAAG GTTTGGTCCAGGACTGTGGGGCTCGTCTTGGAGGACGCCCAGCTTCAGTCCGGTGAGTCCTGTAAGGCTCCCTCACTAGAACTGGGCAGGATCGGACAGCTGATGGTCCCTCGGACACAAGACTGGGTGAAGAGCACAGTAGAAAAACTGTCATCGCTCCTGAAGAAGATCATCTCCTGCACTTCAGCTCACCAGCACTGGAGGGTCCGACTAGAGATGGTGGAGCTGGATGACCACCTGCTGGCCAGGTGTAGCCAGTCACTGGGAGAGTGTGTGGGACTGCTACTGGAATCACTGGTGGGAGCAGTCAGTGATGAGGAGCCCAGAGTCAGACAGAG GTGTGAGGTCGCTCTCAGAGAGGTATCACACAGGAATcagacctgcagcagcagtgatgttaccggtaaaagcagcagcagtgctcCGACCTTCACAGATGTGCTTTCAGAGAACCTGCACTCATTGGCCACCTCGCTGCCCAGACTGATGAGGACCTCTGATGACCAGAAGAAGCTGTTTGTCCTCAACGTGTTTCTGGGTTATCTAAAAGTCCTGGGACCGCTGGTCTCTGTGGTACTGAACTCTGCTGCACACCTCGAGAGGATTTCCAAAGCCTTGATGCAG GTGTTGGAGCTGGATGTGATGGATGTCCGCATCGTGGAGGAAAGGAGTTACGCTGCTACCATAGAGACAAACTCAGGCTCTAAGGATTCACACAATGCTCATACACAGAGGAAGCATTTTCTCTACTTCACAGATGAGAAGATCTTCTCGGTGCTCATGGAGATCTGTCGAACACTAG GTTACTATGGCAACATTTACCTGCTGTCAGATCACTTCCTGGATCTGTACCAAGAGTCTTCAGCCTACAGGAAGCAGGCTGCCATGGTACTGAATGAGATTGTCAGGGGTGCTGCAGGCATAGCGGTGGCAACACAGGGTCAGAATTTGGAGGGTCAAGTTCTGGGACACTCTGCCACCAAGGAAGACCTGAAAGTGGCAGTGGTGTCTGTCATGGAGGAATACATTAGTCTGAAGAACTGGCACTTGATCACTGTCAGTGAAGAGACAGATAGAGACCGACAGGACCAGCAG CTGCTCAGCCCATCGAGACTCCTCTCCATATCCAACAGTAATGTCAGCAACATTGAAACAAACTCTCTCCAAATGATTCCTTCTTCACGTGGCTCCCAGTCTCCATCATCGTCCACCTCCACAATCCACCAGCTCAACAGCAACATCTGGCAGCTGTGTATCCAACTCGAGGGCATCGCCTGCTTTGCTCAGGCCCTGGGGCATGACTTTCGTCCCttgctgatgacatcactataCCCCGTGCTGGAGAAAGCCGGGGAGGAGACACTGCTGGTCAGCCAGGCAGCGCTGGGCTCCATGTGGGACATCAGTAAGGCTTGTGGATACCCCTCCCTGAAGGAGCTGATCAATGAGAACTCAGACTACCTGCTCAATGATATATCACTTAACCTGCAGAGGCTCAGCCAGCATCCACAG GCTCCACGGGTGTTGACGGTGATGTTAACTCACTCTGACTGCAGCCTGCTGCCTCTGGTCGGAGACATCGTTCAGGACGTGCTGATGGCTCTGGATCTCAGCTACGACCACACAGCTGCtcttttctgctctgtgctgcatGCGCTCATGAAGGCACTGG CAAGGTGGTTTCCTTCCAGTTGTGAGAGGACTGGCGAGTCCGGCAGATCCAAGCAGACCACTCAGAAGGAAGTCTTCAACATCCGCCAATTCCTGCTGGATCAACGCAAACAGAAAGAGCTGGCAGAGGGCATTGGAATAGAGGAGGACGACACTGACGATTTAG AAGTCCCCCCTCCTGTGGAGTGTGAGGATGTTGAAGATCTTGCTAGCCCAGATGTGAAAGCAGAGCTTCCCTCCCACCTCAGCATCACCAAAGATGTTATGGAGCGCTGCATTCATCTGCTGTCTGACCCAAATCTCAGGGTCCGACTCAAG ATATTGGATGTGCTggagatatgtgtgtgtgtgctgagtgaGAAGGAAAATGAACTGCTGCCTATGGCCCATCGCTGCTGGCCCGCCCTCGTACAAAGACTCACAGCTGATGACCCTCTGGCAGTCCTCAGAGCCTTCAGG GTGCTGTGTACGCTTGGTGAGACATGTGGCGACTTCCTGAGGAGGAGGGTTTCTAAAGAGATTCTGCCCAAGCTGAGCTCCTCGTTGGCACGGCAGGCTCCGATCAGCGCCAAGGCTGGACCCgtctacacacacaccctgGCCTACAAACTGCAGCTGGCTGTAATGCAGGGCCTGGGCTCACTGTGCCAGAGACTGGACCTGG
- the tti1 gene encoding TELO2-interacting protein 1 homolog isoform X2, whose translation MQLVLYCIFLTPAVMPPIMAQISDPKIAFAYLRPACVLLTREPTVTNVETLSTQLKEVNDATLQQLQEYVLFPLRFVLKVPGPKKEKLVQAVAEAMSHVLENTCVQSWETLQGLLSELCLCLCCPTDPGKPADTSEELKLTVLRCLDALLHAAYGDIVFKLFEPIMLPGMGAAISLLLALGEKEKSRDIQAAALKCLQALTLQCDCTQEHIVPSSEERRTLGGTMASFLPGITTAVARIITGDLRKGHAVTVRAIKVWSRTVGLVLEDAQLQSGESCKAPSLELGRIGQLMVPRTQDWVKSTVEKLSSLLKKIISCTSAHQHWRVRLEMVELDDHLLARCSQSLGECVGLLLESLVGAVSDEEPRVRQRCEVALREVSHRNQTCSSSDVTGKSSSSAPTFTDVLSENLHSLATSLPRLMRTSDDQKKLFVLNVFLGYLKVLGPLVSVVLNSAAHLERISKALMQVLELDVMDVRIVEERSYAATIETNSGSKDSHNAHTQRKHFLYFTDEKIFSVLMEICRTLGYYGNIYLLSDHFLDLYQESSAYRKQAAMVLNEIVRGAAGIAVATQGQNLEGQVLGHSATKEDLKVAVVSVMEEYISLKNWHLITVSEETDRDRQDQQLLSPSRLLSISNSNVSNIETNSLQMIPSSRGSQSPSSSTSTIHQLNSNIWQLCIQLEGIACFAQALGHDFRPLLMTSLYPVLEKAGEETLLVSQAALGSMWDISKACGYPSLKELINENSDYLLNDISLNLQRLSQHPQAPRVLTVMLTHSDCSLLPLVGDIVQDVLMALDLSYDHTAALFCSVLHALMKALARWFPSSCERTGESGRSKQTTQKEVFNIRQFLLDQRKQKELAEGIGIEEDDTDDLVPPPVECEDVEDLASPDVKAELPSHLSITKDVMERCIHLLSDPNLRVRLKILDVLEICVCVLSEKENELLPMAHRCWPALVQRLTADDPLAVLRAFRVLCTLGETCGDFLRRRVSKEILPKLSSSLARQAPISAKAGPVYTHTLAYKLQLAVMQGLGSLCQRLDLGEADLDAVCEASLPYLSCRQPIRLQEASLSVFRHLIQVDPDAFWFTLNELHCPSSYTPPHPDLQPVQLNGMGRPRDEFSDNVLKLLREEFDSVAETADQPVG comes from the exons ATGCAATTAGTCCTTTACTGTATCTTTT TGACCCCTGCTGTCATGCCTCCAATCATGGCTCAGATCAGTGATCCAAAGATCGCTTTTGCCTACCTGCGCCCAGCCTGTGTCCTGCTCACCCGAGAGCCCACTGTGACTAACGTGGAGACGCTGAGCACCCAGTTGAAAGAAGTAAACGATGCCACGTTGCAGCAGCTTCAAGAGTACGTCCTCTTCCCTCTCCGCTTTGTTCTTAAAGTCCCCGGGCCCAAGAAGGAAAAACTTGTGCAGGCTGTGGCTGAGGCCATGAGCCACGTCCTGGAGAACACTTGTGTCCAAAGCTGGGAGACCCTCCAAGGCCTCCTCTCAGAGCTTTGCCTCTGCCTGTGCTGTCCAACAGATCCTGGGAAACCTGCAGATACATCAGAGGAGCTGAAATTGACTGTGTTGAGGTGCCTGGACGCACTGCTTCATGCTGCTTATGGGGATATAGTCTTCAAACTCTTTGAACCCATCATGCTGCCTGGAATGGGAGCTGCCATATCACTGCTGCTGGCTTtaggagagaaggagaagtcTCGAGATATACAGGCAGCAGCATTGAAGTGCCTTCAGGCTTTGACTCTGCAGTGTGACTGCACTCAGGAGCACATAGTCCCATCCTCAGAGGAGAGACGCACTTTAGGCGGCACCATGGCTTCATTCTTACCTGGGATCACTACGGCAGTAGCCAGGATCATTACAGGAGATCTAAGAAAAGGCCATGCAGTCACAGTCAGGGCCATCAAG GTTTGGTCCAGGACTGTGGGGCTCGTCTTGGAGGACGCCCAGCTTCAGTCCGGTGAGTCCTGTAAGGCTCCCTCACTAGAACTGGGCAGGATCGGACAGCTGATGGTCCCTCGGACACAAGACTGGGTGAAGAGCACAGTAGAAAAACTGTCATCGCTCCTGAAGAAGATCATCTCCTGCACTTCAGCTCACCAGCACTGGAGGGTCCGACTAGAGATGGTGGAGCTGGATGACCACCTGCTGGCCAGGTGTAGCCAGTCACTGGGAGAGTGTGTGGGACTGCTACTGGAATCACTGGTGGGAGCAGTCAGTGATGAGGAGCCCAGAGTCAGACAGAG GTGTGAGGTCGCTCTCAGAGAGGTATCACACAGGAATcagacctgcagcagcagtgatgttaccggtaaaagcagcagcagtgctcCGACCTTCACAGATGTGCTTTCAGAGAACCTGCACTCATTGGCCACCTCGCTGCCCAGACTGATGAGGACCTCTGATGACCAGAAGAAGCTGTTTGTCCTCAACGTGTTTCTGGGTTATCTAAAAGTCCTGGGACCGCTGGTCTCTGTGGTACTGAACTCTGCTGCACACCTCGAGAGGATTTCCAAAGCCTTGATGCAG GTGTTGGAGCTGGATGTGATGGATGTCCGCATCGTGGAGGAAAGGAGTTACGCTGCTACCATAGAGACAAACTCAGGCTCTAAGGATTCACACAATGCTCATACACAGAGGAAGCATTTTCTCTACTTCACAGATGAGAAGATCTTCTCGGTGCTCATGGAGATCTGTCGAACACTAG GTTACTATGGCAACATTTACCTGCTGTCAGATCACTTCCTGGATCTGTACCAAGAGTCTTCAGCCTACAGGAAGCAGGCTGCCATGGTACTGAATGAGATTGTCAGGGGTGCTGCAGGCATAGCGGTGGCAACACAGGGTCAGAATTTGGAGGGTCAAGTTCTGGGACACTCTGCCACCAAGGAAGACCTGAAAGTGGCAGTGGTGTCTGTCATGGAGGAATACATTAGTCTGAAGAACTGGCACTTGATCACTGTCAGTGAAGAGACAGATAGAGACCGACAGGACCAGCAG CTGCTCAGCCCATCGAGACTCCTCTCCATATCCAACAGTAATGTCAGCAACATTGAAACAAACTCTCTCCAAATGATTCCTTCTTCACGTGGCTCCCAGTCTCCATCATCGTCCACCTCCACAATCCACCAGCTCAACAGCAACATCTGGCAGCTGTGTATCCAACTCGAGGGCATCGCCTGCTTTGCTCAGGCCCTGGGGCATGACTTTCGTCCCttgctgatgacatcactataCCCCGTGCTGGAGAAAGCCGGGGAGGAGACACTGCTGGTCAGCCAGGCAGCGCTGGGCTCCATGTGGGACATCAGTAAGGCTTGTGGATACCCCTCCCTGAAGGAGCTGATCAATGAGAACTCAGACTACCTGCTCAATGATATATCACTTAACCTGCAGAGGCTCAGCCAGCATCCACAG GCTCCACGGGTGTTGACGGTGATGTTAACTCACTCTGACTGCAGCCTGCTGCCTCTGGTCGGAGACATCGTTCAGGACGTGCTGATGGCTCTGGATCTCAGCTACGACCACACAGCTGCtcttttctgctctgtgctgcatGCGCTCATGAAGGCACTGG CAAGGTGGTTTCCTTCCAGTTGTGAGAGGACTGGCGAGTCCGGCAGATCCAAGCAGACCACTCAGAAGGAAGTCTTCAACATCCGCCAATTCCTGCTGGATCAACGCAAACAGAAAGAGCTGGCAGAGGGCATTGGAATAGAGGAGGACGACACTGACGATTTAG TCCCCCCTCCTGTGGAGTGTGAGGATGTTGAAGATCTTGCTAGCCCAGATGTGAAAGCAGAGCTTCCCTCCCACCTCAGCATCACCAAAGATGTTATGGAGCGCTGCATTCATCTGCTGTCTGACCCAAATCTCAGGGTCCGACTCAAG ATATTGGATGTGCTggagatatgtgtgtgtgtgctgagtgaGAAGGAAAATGAACTGCTGCCTATGGCCCATCGCTGCTGGCCCGCCCTCGTACAAAGACTCACAGCTGATGACCCTCTGGCAGTCCTCAGAGCCTTCAGG GTGCTGTGTACGCTTGGTGAGACATGTGGCGACTTCCTGAGGAGGAGGGTTTCTAAAGAGATTCTGCCCAAGCTGAGCTCCTCGTTGGCACGGCAGGCTCCGATCAGCGCCAAGGCTGGACCCgtctacacacacaccctgGCCTACAAACTGCAGCTGGCTGTAATGCAGGGCCTGGGCTCACTGTGCCAGAGACTGGACCTGG
- the tti1 gene encoding TELO2-interacting protein 1 homolog isoform X3, whose protein sequence is MPPIMAQISDPKIAFAYLRPACVLLTREPTVTNVETLSTQLKEVNDATLQQLQEYVLFPLRFVLKVPGPKKEKLVQAVAEAMSHVLENTCVQSWETLQGLLSELCLCLCCPTDPGKPADTSEELKLTVLRCLDALLHAAYGDIVFKLFEPIMLPGMGAAISLLLALGEKEKSRDIQAAALKCLQALTLQCDCTQEHIVPSSEERRTLGGTMASFLPGITTAVARIITGDLRKGHAVTVRAIKVWSRTVGLVLEDAQLQSGESCKAPSLELGRIGQLMVPRTQDWVKSTVEKLSSLLKKIISCTSAHQHWRVRLEMVELDDHLLARCSQSLGECVGLLLESLVGAVSDEEPRVRQRCEVALREVSHRNQTCSSSDVTGKSSSSAPTFTDVLSENLHSLATSLPRLMRTSDDQKKLFVLNVFLGYLKVLGPLVSVVLNSAAHLERISKALMQVLELDVMDVRIVEERSYAATIETNSGSKDSHNAHTQRKHFLYFTDEKIFSVLMEICRTLGYYGNIYLLSDHFLDLYQESSAYRKQAAMVLNEIVRGAAGIAVATQGQNLEGQVLGHSATKEDLKVAVVSVMEEYISLKNWHLITVSEETDRDRQDQQLLSPSRLLSISNSNVSNIETNSLQMIPSSRGSQSPSSSTSTIHQLNSNIWQLCIQLEGIACFAQALGHDFRPLLMTSLYPVLEKAGEETLLVSQAALGSMWDISKACGYPSLKELINENSDYLLNDISLNLQRLSQHPQAPRVLTVMLTHSDCSLLPLVGDIVQDVLMALDLSYDHTAALFCSVLHALMKALARWFPSSCERTGESGRSKQTTQKEVFNIRQFLLDQRKQKELAEGIGIEEDDTDDLEVPPPVECEDVEDLASPDVKAELPSHLSITKDVMERCIHLLSDPNLRVRLKILDVLEICVCVLSEKENELLPMAHRCWPALVQRLTADDPLAVLRAFRVLCTLGETCGDFLRRRVSKEILPKLSSSLARQAPISAKAGPVYTHTLAYKLQLAVMQGLGSLCQRLDLGEADLDAVCEASLPYLSCRQPIRLQEASLSVFRHLIQVDPDAFWFTLNELHCPSSYTPPHPDLQPVQLNGMGRPRDEFSDNVLKLLREEFDSVAETADQPVG, encoded by the exons ATGCCTCCAATCATGGCTCAGATCAGTGATCCAAAGATCGCTTTTGCCTACCTGCGCCCAGCCTGTGTCCTGCTCACCCGAGAGCCCACTGTGACTAACGTGGAGACGCTGAGCACCCAGTTGAAAGAAGTAAACGATGCCACGTTGCAGCAGCTTCAAGAGTACGTCCTCTTCCCTCTCCGCTTTGTTCTTAAAGTCCCCGGGCCCAAGAAGGAAAAACTTGTGCAGGCTGTGGCTGAGGCCATGAGCCACGTCCTGGAGAACACTTGTGTCCAAAGCTGGGAGACCCTCCAAGGCCTCCTCTCAGAGCTTTGCCTCTGCCTGTGCTGTCCAACAGATCCTGGGAAACCTGCAGATACATCAGAGGAGCTGAAATTGACTGTGTTGAGGTGCCTGGACGCACTGCTTCATGCTGCTTATGGGGATATAGTCTTCAAACTCTTTGAACCCATCATGCTGCCTGGAATGGGAGCTGCCATATCACTGCTGCTGGCTTtaggagagaaggagaagtcTCGAGATATACAGGCAGCAGCATTGAAGTGCCTTCAGGCTTTGACTCTGCAGTGTGACTGCACTCAGGAGCACATAGTCCCATCCTCAGAGGAGAGACGCACTTTAGGCGGCACCATGGCTTCATTCTTACCTGGGATCACTACGGCAGTAGCCAGGATCATTACAGGAGATCTAAGAAAAGGCCATGCAGTCACAGTCAGGGCCATCAAG GTTTGGTCCAGGACTGTGGGGCTCGTCTTGGAGGACGCCCAGCTTCAGTCCGGTGAGTCCTGTAAGGCTCCCTCACTAGAACTGGGCAGGATCGGACAGCTGATGGTCCCTCGGACACAAGACTGGGTGAAGAGCACAGTAGAAAAACTGTCATCGCTCCTGAAGAAGATCATCTCCTGCACTTCAGCTCACCAGCACTGGAGGGTCCGACTAGAGATGGTGGAGCTGGATGACCACCTGCTGGCCAGGTGTAGCCAGTCACTGGGAGAGTGTGTGGGACTGCTACTGGAATCACTGGTGGGAGCAGTCAGTGATGAGGAGCCCAGAGTCAGACAGAG GTGTGAGGTCGCTCTCAGAGAGGTATCACACAGGAATcagacctgcagcagcagtgatgttaccggtaaaagcagcagcagtgctcCGACCTTCACAGATGTGCTTTCAGAGAACCTGCACTCATTGGCCACCTCGCTGCCCAGACTGATGAGGACCTCTGATGACCAGAAGAAGCTGTTTGTCCTCAACGTGTTTCTGGGTTATCTAAAAGTCCTGGGACCGCTGGTCTCTGTGGTACTGAACTCTGCTGCACACCTCGAGAGGATTTCCAAAGCCTTGATGCAG GTGTTGGAGCTGGATGTGATGGATGTCCGCATCGTGGAGGAAAGGAGTTACGCTGCTACCATAGAGACAAACTCAGGCTCTAAGGATTCACACAATGCTCATACACAGAGGAAGCATTTTCTCTACTTCACAGATGAGAAGATCTTCTCGGTGCTCATGGAGATCTGTCGAACACTAG GTTACTATGGCAACATTTACCTGCTGTCAGATCACTTCCTGGATCTGTACCAAGAGTCTTCAGCCTACAGGAAGCAGGCTGCCATGGTACTGAATGAGATTGTCAGGGGTGCTGCAGGCATAGCGGTGGCAACACAGGGTCAGAATTTGGAGGGTCAAGTTCTGGGACACTCTGCCACCAAGGAAGACCTGAAAGTGGCAGTGGTGTCTGTCATGGAGGAATACATTAGTCTGAAGAACTGGCACTTGATCACTGTCAGTGAAGAGACAGATAGAGACCGACAGGACCAGCAG CTGCTCAGCCCATCGAGACTCCTCTCCATATCCAACAGTAATGTCAGCAACATTGAAACAAACTCTCTCCAAATGATTCCTTCTTCACGTGGCTCCCAGTCTCCATCATCGTCCACCTCCACAATCCACCAGCTCAACAGCAACATCTGGCAGCTGTGTATCCAACTCGAGGGCATCGCCTGCTTTGCTCAGGCCCTGGGGCATGACTTTCGTCCCttgctgatgacatcactataCCCCGTGCTGGAGAAAGCCGGGGAGGAGACACTGCTGGTCAGCCAGGCAGCGCTGGGCTCCATGTGGGACATCAGTAAGGCTTGTGGATACCCCTCCCTGAAGGAGCTGATCAATGAGAACTCAGACTACCTGCTCAATGATATATCACTTAACCTGCAGAGGCTCAGCCAGCATCCACAG GCTCCACGGGTGTTGACGGTGATGTTAACTCACTCTGACTGCAGCCTGCTGCCTCTGGTCGGAGACATCGTTCAGGACGTGCTGATGGCTCTGGATCTCAGCTACGACCACACAGCTGCtcttttctgctctgtgctgcatGCGCTCATGAAGGCACTGG CAAGGTGGTTTCCTTCCAGTTGTGAGAGGACTGGCGAGTCCGGCAGATCCAAGCAGACCACTCAGAAGGAAGTCTTCAACATCCGCCAATTCCTGCTGGATCAACGCAAACAGAAAGAGCTGGCAGAGGGCATTGGAATAGAGGAGGACGACACTGACGATTTAG AAGTCCCCCCTCCTGTGGAGTGTGAGGATGTTGAAGATCTTGCTAGCCCAGATGTGAAAGCAGAGCTTCCCTCCCACCTCAGCATCACCAAAGATGTTATGGAGCGCTGCATTCATCTGCTGTCTGACCCAAATCTCAGGGTCCGACTCAAG ATATTGGATGTGCTggagatatgtgtgtgtgtgctgagtgaGAAGGAAAATGAACTGCTGCCTATGGCCCATCGCTGCTGGCCCGCCCTCGTACAAAGACTCACAGCTGATGACCCTCTGGCAGTCCTCAGAGCCTTCAGG GTGCTGTGTACGCTTGGTGAGACATGTGGCGACTTCCTGAGGAGGAGGGTTTCTAAAGAGATTCTGCCCAAGCTGAGCTCCTCGTTGGCACGGCAGGCTCCGATCAGCGCCAAGGCTGGACCCgtctacacacacaccctgGCCTACAAACTGCAGCTGGCTGTAATGCAGGGCCTGGGCTCACTGTGCCAGAGACTGGACCTGG